Proteins encoded by one window of Enterobacter hormaechei subsp. xiangfangensis:
- the lptD gene encoding LPS assembly protein LptD, protein MKKRIPTLLATMIGTALYSQQGLAADLASQCMLGVPSYNRPLVKGDTNDLPVTINADSAKGNYPDNATFTGNVDINQGNSRLLADEVQLHQKQPEGAQAPVRTVDALGNVHYDDNQVILKGPKAWSNLNTKDTNVWEGDYQMVGRQGRGTADLMKQRGENRYTILENGTFTSCLPGSNTWSVVGSEVIHDREEQVAEIWNARFKLGPVPIFYSPYLQLPVGDKRRSGFLIPNAKYSTSNYFEFYLPYYWNIAPNMDATITPHYIHKRGNIMWENEFRYLTKAGAGLMEFDYLPSDKVFQDEHPSEGDKHRWMYYWKHAGVLDQVWRFNIDYTKVSDPYYFNDFDSKYGSSTDGYATQKFSVGYAIENFDATVSTKQFQVFDTQTNSTYGAEPQLDVNWYQNDVGPFDTRVYAQAVHFVNTNSDMPEATRLHIEPTINLPWSNDWASLNTEAKVMATHYQQKNIDKYNANPNNANDLADSVNRVLPQFKMDGKLIFERDMGMLADGYTQTLEPRMQYLYVPYRDQSKIQNYDSSLLQSDYSGLFRDRTYGGLDRIASANQLTTGVTTRIYDDAAVERFNVSVGQIYYFTESRTGDDKIQWEKDNKTGSLVWAGDTYWRMTNRWGLRGGVQYDTRLDNIATGSAAIEYRRDEDRMLQLTYRYASPEYIQATLPNYSTSDPYKDGISQVGTAASWPIADRWSVVGAYYYDTNAQKPADQMLGLQYNSCCYAIRVGYERKLNGWDTQNSQGKYDNVIGFNIELRGLSSNYGLGTQQMLRSNILPYRSSL, encoded by the coding sequence ATGAAAAAACGTATCCCCACCCTTCTGGCCACAATGATTGGCACCGCCCTGTATAGCCAACAGGGGCTCGCAGCCGATCTCGCCTCGCAGTGTATGCTTGGCGTCCCAAGTTACAATCGCCCACTGGTGAAAGGCGATACGAATGACTTACCCGTCACCATTAATGCCGACAGCGCAAAAGGTAATTATCCTGACAATGCAACCTTTACGGGCAATGTCGATATTAACCAGGGCAATAGTCGCCTGCTTGCTGACGAAGTGCAATTGCACCAGAAGCAACCGGAAGGTGCTCAGGCGCCTGTCCGTACGGTGGATGCGCTGGGTAATGTGCACTATGACGACAATCAGGTCATCCTGAAAGGTCCGAAAGCCTGGTCGAATCTGAATACCAAAGACACCAACGTCTGGGAAGGTGATTACCAGATGGTCGGTCGTCAGGGGCGCGGTACCGCGGACCTGATGAAGCAGCGCGGCGAAAACCGCTACACCATTCTCGAAAACGGCACGTTTACCTCCTGTTTGCCAGGGTCAAATACCTGGAGCGTTGTGGGCAGTGAAGTGATCCACGACCGTGAAGAACAGGTTGCAGAGATCTGGAACGCTCGTTTTAAACTCGGCCCGGTGCCCATTTTCTATAGTCCTTACCTGCAACTGCCCGTGGGTGACAAACGTCGTTCAGGTTTCCTGATCCCGAACGCCAAGTACAGCACATCGAACTACTTTGAGTTCTACCTGCCGTACTACTGGAACATTGCGCCCAACATGGACGCCACGATCACGCCGCACTATATCCATAAGCGCGGCAACATCATGTGGGAGAACGAATTCCGCTATCTGACCAAGGCGGGCGCGGGTCTGATGGAATTTGATTATCTGCCATCAGATAAGGTCTTCCAGGACGAACATCCAAGCGAAGGTGATAAGCACCGCTGGATGTACTACTGGAAGCACGCCGGGGTATTGGATCAGGTGTGGCGCTTCAACATCGACTACACCAAAGTCAGCGATCCGTATTACTTCAACGACTTTGATTCTAAATACGGCTCCAGTACCGACGGTTACGCCACGCAGAAATTCAGCGTGGGCTACGCCATTGAGAACTTTGACGCGACGGTGTCGACCAAACAGTTCCAGGTATTTGATACGCAAACAAACAGCACCTACGGTGCAGAGCCGCAGCTGGACGTGAACTGGTACCAGAACGATGTGGGTCCTTTCGACACGCGCGTTTACGCTCAGGCGGTCCATTTCGTCAACACCAACTCAGATATGCCGGAAGCTACGCGTCTGCATATCGAGCCGACGATCAACCTGCCGTGGTCAAACGACTGGGCTAGCCTGAATACCGAAGCCAAAGTGATGGCTACCCACTACCAGCAGAAAAATATTGATAAATACAATGCGAATCCGAACAACGCGAACGATCTTGCAGATTCAGTAAACCGTGTCCTCCCTCAGTTTAAAATGGACGGCAAGCTCATTTTCGAACGCGATATGGGCATGCTCGCGGATGGATATACCCAGACGCTTGAGCCACGTATGCAGTATCTGTACGTGCCTTATCGCGATCAGAGCAAGATTCAAAACTACGACTCGTCTTTACTGCAATCTGACTATAGCGGCCTGTTCCGCGACCGTACCTACGGCGGCCTTGACCGTATTGCGTCTGCTAACCAGTTAACGACCGGCGTCACAACGCGCATATATGATGATGCTGCCGTTGAACGTTTTAACGTTTCTGTTGGTCAAATCTACTATTTCACAGAATCACGCACTGGCGATGATAAAATTCAGTGGGAGAAAGACAACAAAACGGGCTCACTGGTATGGGCGGGCGACACTTACTGGCGCATGACGAATCGTTGGGGTCTGCGCGGTGGTGTTCAGTACGATACTCGACTGGACAATATCGCGACGGGCAGCGCTGCCATCGAGTATCGTCGTGATGAAGACCGTATGTTGCAGTTGACATACCGATACGCCAGCCCGGAATACATTCAGGCGACACTGCCTAATTATTCCACTTCCGACCCATACAAAGACGGTATTTCACAGGTGGGTACCGCCGCGAGCTGGCCGATTGCCGATCGTTGGTCAGTCGTCGGGGCCTACTACTATGACACGAATGCCCAAAAACCTGCTGACCAGATGCTGGGTCTGCAATATAACTCCTGCTGTTACGCAATACGTGTCGGTTACGAACGCAAACTTAACGGTTGGGATACGCAAAACAGTCAGGGTAAATACGATAACGTGATTGGCTTTAATATCGAGTTGCGCGGCCTGAGTTCTAACTACGGTCTGGGCACGCAGCAGATGCTGCGCTCGAACATTCTGCCGTATCGTAGTTCATTGTAA
- the rluA gene encoding bifunctional tRNA pseudouridine(32) synthase/23S rRNA pseudouridine(746) synthase RluA: protein MVMEPYNPPMDPWLVILYQDEHIMVVNKPSGLLSVPGRLEEHKDSVMTRIQRDYPQAESVHRLDMATSGVIVVALNKAAERELKRQFREREPKKQYVARVWGHPAQAEGLVDLPLICDWPNRPKQKVCYETGKAAQTEYEVLEYAPDNTARVLLKPITGRSHQLRVHMLAMGHPILGDRFYAPPEALALAPRLQLHAQTLTITHPAFGNAMTFKAPVDF, encoded by the coding sequence ATGGTAATGGAGCCCTACAATCCCCCGATGGATCCGTGGCTGGTCATTCTGTATCAGGATGAGCACATTATGGTGGTTAACAAGCCGAGCGGCTTGTTATCCGTGCCGGGGCGTCTGGAAGAGCATAAAGACAGCGTGATGACGCGTATCCAGCGTGATTATCCCCAGGCCGAGTCTGTCCATCGTCTGGATATGGCGACCAGCGGCGTGATTGTGGTGGCTCTGAATAAAGCGGCAGAACGCGAGCTGAAGCGTCAGTTCCGCGAGCGCGAGCCGAAGAAGCAGTATGTCGCGCGCGTCTGGGGTCATCCGGCGCAGGCGGAAGGGCTGGTGGATTTACCGCTGATTTGCGACTGGCCGAACCGGCCAAAGCAGAAGGTGTGTTATGAAACCGGCAAGGCCGCGCAAACCGAGTATGAAGTGCTGGAGTACGCGCCGGATAACACCGCGCGCGTCCTGCTAAAGCCGATTACCGGGCGCTCCCACCAGCTGCGTGTGCATATGCTTGCGATGGGTCACCCGATTCTGGGGGACAGATTCTATGCGCCGCCGGAAGCGCTGGCCTTAGCGCCGCGCCTGCAACTGCATGCGCAGACGCTCACCATTACCCACCCTGCTTTCGGCAACGCCATGACGTTCAAAGCCCCGGTGGACTTCTGA
- the djlA gene encoding co-chaperone DjlA, which translates to MQYWGKIIGVAFAIIMGAGFWGVVLGLIIGHMFDKARSRKMAWFANQRERQSLFFSTTFEVMGHLTKSKGRVTEADIQVASVFMDRMNLHGESRIAAQNAFRIGKSDNYPLREKMRQFRSICFGRFDLIRMFLEIQIQAAFADGSLHPNERDVLYVIAEELGISRMQFDQFLRMMQGGAQFGGGYQQQHSSGGWQQAQRGPTLEDACNVLGVKSSDDVTTIKRAYRKLMSEHHPDKLVAKGLPPEMMEMAKQKAQEIQKAYELIKEQKGFK; encoded by the coding sequence ATGCAGTATTGGGGTAAAATAATCGGCGTTGCGTTCGCAATTATTATGGGTGCCGGATTCTGGGGTGTCGTTCTTGGCCTCATTATCGGCCATATGTTTGATAAAGCACGCAGCCGCAAAATGGCCTGGTTTGCCAACCAGCGCGAGCGCCAGTCACTCTTTTTCTCCACCACCTTCGAGGTGATGGGGCACTTAACCAAATCAAAAGGGCGCGTAACGGAAGCCGATATTCAGGTGGCCAGCGTCTTTATGGATCGCATGAATCTGCACGGCGAATCCCGCATCGCGGCGCAGAATGCGTTCCGGATTGGTAAATCAGATAACTACCCGCTGCGTGAAAAAATGCGGCAGTTCCGTAGCATCTGTTTCGGGCGTTTTGATTTAATTCGGATGTTTCTGGAAATTCAAATCCAGGCCGCCTTCGCGGATGGTTCTCTGCATCCGAATGAACGGGACGTTTTATATGTGATTGCCGAAGAGCTGGGCATTTCCCGCATGCAGTTCGACCAGTTCCTGCGTATGATGCAGGGCGGCGCGCAGTTTGGCGGTGGTTATCAGCAACAGCACTCCTCCGGCGGCTGGCAGCAGGCGCAGCGTGGCCCTACGCTTGAAGATGCCTGCAACGTCCTCGGCGTGAAGTCGTCTGACGATGTCACGACCATCAAACGCGCCTATCGTAAGCTGATGAGCGAGCACCATCCGGATAAGCTGGTGGCGAAAGGCCTGCCGCCAGAGATGATGGAGATGGCGAAGCAAAAAGCGCAGGAAATTCAGAAAGCCTACGAGCTGATTAAAGAGCAGAAAGGTTTTAAATAA